Within Candidatus Neomarinimicrobiota bacterium, the genomic segment GGGGCTATCATGCTTAGAAATGAATCGGGCTATGACCGGAGCGGGGACACGGGTCCGGTCAGGCACCCGGCGTGCTGGCCGTGTCTCGCAAGGGGGCTTGCATGAACTGGATCGTCATGGGCGCGCTGACCGCTTTTGTGGGCGTGGCACTGGGGGCCTTTGGGTCGCACTCCTTGCAGCGCAGGGTGGGTCAGGACAGATTGCCCAGCTGGGAGACGGCGGTGAGATATCATATGTACCACGCCTTGGCCATCACCATCACCGGTCTTGTAATCGGGTGGCGTGGTACGGCCGCGCCGAGTTTGCTGGGACTTGTGCCTTGGCTGTTCGCCGCTGGAACAGTGCTGTTCAGTGGCAGCCTCTACCTGCTGGTGCTCACCGGCAAGCGCTGGCTGGGAGCGGTTACGCCTCTGGGCGGGCTGCTGCTGTTGGGTGGCTGGTTGGGGCTGGCCGCGGCCGCCTGGCAGAGTTAATTGATGACTAAAACCAGCATATTCAAGCCCGGCGCGCAGCAACATTTCACCGATCACCTGGGGATTGTTACGACCTCCCCTGAGCCGGGCCTCTCTGAAGGGGTCGCCCAGCTCCAGCCGCACCATCTCAACAGGGCCGGCACAGCCCACG encodes:
- a CDS encoding DUF423 domain-containing protein, with the translated sequence MNWIVMGALTAFVGVALGAFGSHSLQRRVGQDRLPSWETAVRYHMYHALAITITGLVIGWRGTAAPSLLGLVPWLFAAGTVLFSGSLYLLVLTGKRWLGAVTPLGGLLLLGGWLGLAAAAWQS